GAAACAGGCACACCAACGCCTGACCGCGCACGAAGCCGGCGAGCGCCCTGTCGATGCCGCGCGCGATGAAGCGAATGTCCTCGCGATGGCGCGGCGGCACGAGCTGGTCCAAGGTCGCGACCATATTGTCCCAGTCGAGCAGAATATAAAAGGCGACGACCGGCGTAATGACGACGAGCGCCGCCATATTGACCAGCGCCGCCCCGCCGGAGACCAGCGATTTCACGAAGGCGGCGGCCATCCGCGTCGCCTCGGCGGTGATGTCGTTCACATATTTCTGGACCTCGGAGGGCGCGTCGGCCGTCGAGAGCCCGAGCTTCTCATAGACGCTGCGCGCGAAATCGCCCGTCGCCTCGCGCGAGATCCGGGCGATCAGCCCTTGAAGGGTCGTCAGATAGCCGGGCAGGCTCACGACGAAATCCGAGAGCTGATGCGTCAGAATCGGCGCGGCGAAGAAAACGACCGCGGTGACGATCGATAGAAAAACGGTCAGAATGCACAGTGAGGCGCCGAGCCGCGAGAAACCGGCCCGCTGCAGGCGATCGGCGACCGGATCGAGCAGATAGCCGAGCGCGAGCCCTGCGACGAAAGGCGCGAGCACGGCGCTGACCGTGTAGACGAACAACAGGAAGAGCGCGATCGCCGCCGCCCAGAATGCGAGCTGACGCTCGAGCGTCATCCCCGCGACACTCGCACGCGCTCCGCGCGCCTGACGCTCCGCCATCTCACGGTCCCATGTTCCTGATCCATCTCCACAGATAGACGGCGGCGGAAACCACGGTCAATGCCGAGACGGCGACTGACAGCGTGAGAACGGCCTCATCGAGCGGAAACGCGAAGGCTCTGGTCGCGAGCACGAGCGCGGCAAGAGCGAGCTGCGCCGCCGTCGTCGCCTTCGAAACAGGCAGCGGCGAAAGATCGATCCGCCGCTGCAGCAGCCAGGACACGGCGACCGCGCCGATGATCAGCACATCGCGCGAGATCACCAGCAGAGCGAGCCAGGACGGCAGCACGCCGACGAGGGCGAGCGTCGCATAAATGGAGACGATGAGCGCCTTGTCGGCGAGCGGAT
The sequence above is a segment of the Methylosinus trichosporium OB3b genome. Coding sequences within it:
- a CDS encoding AI-2E family transporter, giving the protein MTLERQLAFWAAAIALFLLFVYTVSAVLAPFVAGLALGYLLDPVADRLQRAGFSRLGASLCILTVFLSIVTAVVFFAAPILTHQLSDFVVSLPGYLTTLQGLIARISREATGDFARSVYEKLGLSTADAPSEVQKYVNDITAEATRMAAAFVKSLVSGGAALVNMAALVVITPVVAFYILLDWDNMVATLDQLVPPRHREDIRFIARGIDRALAGFVRGQALVCLFLGLWYSIGLSLLGVNFGFLIGVSAGILSFVPYVGSITAFVLSIVVATVQGWPDWSLPAEAVALVCAGLFLDGNVLSPRLVGGSIGVHPVWLMFALLAAGSLFGFTGMLLAAPAAAAVGVVLRFLVSRYRRSSFFLGAEAPRAEGS
- a CDS encoding CDP-alcohol phosphatidyltransferase family protein — its product is MRSLYFRWLPNFITIGRFVLTPAAIDMIVTENWPAAFGVFVLAGASDALDGWLAKRFDLRTELGALLDPLADKALIVSIYATLALVGVLPSWLALLVISRDVLIIGAVAVSWLLQRRIDLSPLPVSKATTAAQLALAALVLATRAFAFPLDEAVLTLSVAVSALTVVSAAVYLWRWIRNMGP